One Misgurnus anguillicaudatus chromosome 22, ASM2758022v2, whole genome shotgun sequence DNA segment encodes these proteins:
- the kyat1 gene encoding kynurenine--oxoglutarate transaminase 1 isoform X2, with product MSRKLHARRIEGIDKNIWVEFSQMAADYKVVNLGQGFPDFSPPGFIQEAFCKAVNGGVPMHQYTRGFGHPPLVKILAKFFSRVVGREIDPMEDVLVTVGAYQALFCTFQALIDEGDEVIIVEPFFDCYQPMVMMAGGTPVYVPLKPREGCGPTMSSAQWVLSPEELASKFTPRTKAIVINSPNNPLGKVYLREELQMIADLCIKHDIICISDEVYEWLTYDGTKHVKIASLPGMWERTVTIGSAGKTFSATGWKVGWAIGSGRVVKHLKTVHQNSVYHCATAAQEAVAVGFLKEYDVFGTEDSYFHQLPVGLHEKRLRLANCLKSVGLKPIIPQGGYFMIADISDIKVNLTDPDTKDEPYDFRFVKWLIKEKGLATIPVSAFFSPEHRENFQKYIRFCFVKEDSTLKAAEDILRQWSDSK from the exons GGTGGAATTTAGTCAGATGGCTGCTGACTATAAGGTAGTGAACCTGGGACAGGGATTTCCAGATTTCTCCCCACCTGGTTTTATTCAAGAAGCCTTCTGCAAAGCTGTGAATGGAGGAGTCCCCATGCACCAGTACACACGGGGTTTT GGCCATCCACCCCTTGTGAAGATCCTGGCCAAGTTCTTCAGTAGGGTTGTTGGCCGAGAAATTGATCCAATGGAGGATGTCCTGGTTACAGTAGGGGCATATCAGGCTCTTTTCTGCACATTCCAGGCTCTTATTGATGAAGGTGATGAG GTAATTATAGTGGAGCCTTTCTTTGACTGTTATCAACCAATGGTAATGATGGCAGGAGGAACACCTGTCTATGTGCCTCTCAAACCC AGAGAAGGCTGTGGTCCAACTATGTCTAGTGCACAATGGGTATTGTCTCCTGAAGAGTTGGCAAGTAAATTTACTCCTCGTACCAAGGCCATTGTCATAAACTCTCCTAATAACCCACTTGGCAAG GTGTATCTGCGAGAGGAACTTCAAATGATTGCTGACCTATGCATTAAGCATGATATAATTTGTATCAGTGATGAAGTGTATGAGTGGCTCACATATGATGGAACTAAACATGTGAAGATCG CAAGTCTGCCAGGTATGTGGGAACGTACTGTCACCATTGGAAGTGCTGGCAAAACTTTCAGTGCCACAGGGTGGAAG GTGGGTTGGGCAATAGGATCCGGCCGTGTCGTGAAGCACCTGAAAACCGTCCATCAGAACTCAGTATATCATTGTGCCACGGCTGCTCAG GAGGCTGTAGCAGTAGGTTTTCTGAAGGAATATGATGTGTTTGGAACAGAGGACAGCTACTTCCACCAGCTACCCGTCGGTCTTCATGAAAAGCGTCTCAGGTTGGCAAACTGTCTGAAGAGCGTTGGCTTAAAACCTATCATACCCCAGGGAGGATACTTCATGATTGCAGATATCTCAGATATTA aGGTTAACCTTACTGACCCTGATACTAAAGATGAACCCTATGACTTCAGATTTGTTAAATGGCTCATAAAAGAAAAG GGACTGGCTACTATCCCTGTATCTGCATTCTTTAGCCCAGAACACAGAGAAAATTTCCAGAAATACATCAGATTTTGCTTTGTAAAG GAGGACTCAACACTAAAAGCAGCAGAGGACATCCTAAGACAGTGGAGTGACAGCAAATAA
- the kyat1 gene encoding kynurenine--oxoglutarate transaminase 1 isoform X1: MWKGPVVNRVSVLFRFLIPRFYDKAIMSRKLHARRIEGIDKNIWVEFSQMAADYKVVNLGQGFPDFSPPGFIQEAFCKAVNGGVPMHQYTRGFGHPPLVKILAKFFSRVVGREIDPMEDVLVTVGAYQALFCTFQALIDEGDEVIIVEPFFDCYQPMVMMAGGTPVYVPLKPREGCGPTMSSAQWVLSPEELASKFTPRTKAIVINSPNNPLGKVYLREELQMIADLCIKHDIICISDEVYEWLTYDGTKHVKIASLPGMWERTVTIGSAGKTFSATGWKVGWAIGSGRVVKHLKTVHQNSVYHCATAAQEAVAVGFLKEYDVFGTEDSYFHQLPVGLHEKRLRLANCLKSVGLKPIIPQGGYFMIADISDIKVNLTDPDTKDEPYDFRFVKWLIKEKGLATIPVSAFFSPEHRENFQKYIRFCFVKEDSTLKAAEDILRQWSDSK, from the exons GGTGGAATTTAGTCAGATGGCTGCTGACTATAAGGTAGTGAACCTGGGACAGGGATTTCCAGATTTCTCCCCACCTGGTTTTATTCAAGAAGCCTTCTGCAAAGCTGTGAATGGAGGAGTCCCCATGCACCAGTACACACGGGGTTTT GGCCATCCACCCCTTGTGAAGATCCTGGCCAAGTTCTTCAGTAGGGTTGTTGGCCGAGAAATTGATCCAATGGAGGATGTCCTGGTTACAGTAGGGGCATATCAGGCTCTTTTCTGCACATTCCAGGCTCTTATTGATGAAGGTGATGAG GTAATTATAGTGGAGCCTTTCTTTGACTGTTATCAACCAATGGTAATGATGGCAGGAGGAACACCTGTCTATGTGCCTCTCAAACCC AGAGAAGGCTGTGGTCCAACTATGTCTAGTGCACAATGGGTATTGTCTCCTGAAGAGTTGGCAAGTAAATTTACTCCTCGTACCAAGGCCATTGTCATAAACTCTCCTAATAACCCACTTGGCAAG GTGTATCTGCGAGAGGAACTTCAAATGATTGCTGACCTATGCATTAAGCATGATATAATTTGTATCAGTGATGAAGTGTATGAGTGGCTCACATATGATGGAACTAAACATGTGAAGATCG CAAGTCTGCCAGGTATGTGGGAACGTACTGTCACCATTGGAAGTGCTGGCAAAACTTTCAGTGCCACAGGGTGGAAG GTGGGTTGGGCAATAGGATCCGGCCGTGTCGTGAAGCACCTGAAAACCGTCCATCAGAACTCAGTATATCATTGTGCCACGGCTGCTCAG GAGGCTGTAGCAGTAGGTTTTCTGAAGGAATATGATGTGTTTGGAACAGAGGACAGCTACTTCCACCAGCTACCCGTCGGTCTTCATGAAAAGCGTCTCAGGTTGGCAAACTGTCTGAAGAGCGTTGGCTTAAAACCTATCATACCCCAGGGAGGATACTTCATGATTGCAGATATCTCAGATATTA aGGTTAACCTTACTGACCCTGATACTAAAGATGAACCCTATGACTTCAGATTTGTTAAATGGCTCATAAAAGAAAAG GGACTGGCTACTATCCCTGTATCTGCATTCTTTAGCCCAGAACACAGAGAAAATTTCCAGAAATACATCAGATTTTGCTTTGTAAAG GAGGACTCAACACTAAAAGCAGCAGAGGACATCCTAAGACAGTGGAGTGACAGCAAATAA
- the prkaa1 gene encoding 5'-AMP-activated protein kinase catalytic subunit alpha-1 has translation MATDKQKHEGRVKIGHYILGDTLGVGTFGKVKVGQHELTKHQVAVKILNRQKIRSLDVVGKIRREIQNLKLFRHPHIIKLYQVISTPTDIFMVMEYVSGGELFDYICKNGKLDEKESRRLFQQIISGVDYCHRHMVVHRDLKPENVLLDAHMNAKIADFGLSNMMSDGEFLRTSCGSPNYAAPEVISGRLYAGPEVDIWSSGVILYALLCGTLPFDDDHVPTLFKKICDGIFFTPQYLNPSVISLLKHMLQVDPMKRATIKEIRSDEWFKQDLPKYLFPEDATYSSNMIDEEALKEVCEKFECTEEEVLNCLYSRNHQDPLAVAYHLIIDNRRIMNEAKDFYLASSPPDSFLDDLPAHHAAKVHPERVPFLVTESQPRPRHTLDELNPQKSKHLGVRRAKWHLGIRSQSRPNDIMSEVCRAMKQLDYEWKVVNPYYLRVRRKNPVTGMNTKMSLQLYQVDSRTYLLDFRSIDDDMMEVKSGTATPHRSGSVGNYRTSLKNEKNECDEAVKGDGSAPSTPPIGGKLMEGSLASSLTSSVDSTGGEIFPRPGSHTIEFFEMCANLIKLLAR, from the exons ATGGCGACGGACAAACAGAAACATGAAGGCAGGGTGAAAATCGGACATTATATTCTCGGAGACACACTGGGAGTGGGAACGTTTGGAAAAGTCAAAG TTGGTCAGCATGAGTTAACCAAGCACCAGGTGGCGGTAAAGATACTGAACCGGCAGAAGATTCGCAGTCTGGATGTGGTGGGAAAGATTCGGCGTGAAATCCAGAACCTCAAACTCTTCCGTCACCCACATATAATCAAACT TTATCAAGTGATCAGCACACCAACAGACATCTTCATGGTGATGGAATATGTGTCCGGAGGAGAACTCTTTGACTACATCTGTAAAAATGGAAAG TTGGATGAGAAGGAGAGCAGGCGTCTCTTCCAGCAGATCATCTCTGGGGTGGATTACTGTCACAGACACATGGTTGTTCACAGAGACCTAAAGCCTGAAAACGTCCTGCTGGATGCGCACATGAATGCCAAGATCGCAGACTTTG GCTTATCAAACATGATGTCAGATGGAGAGTTTTTAAGGACGAGTTGTGGCTCTCCTAACTATGCTGCTCCTGAGGTCATTTCTGGAAG GTTGTACGCAGGGCCTGAGGTGGACATCTGGAGCAGCGGTGTGATTTTATACGCGCTGCTGTGTGGAACGCTGCCGTTTGACGATGACCACGTGCCAACACTGTTCAAGAAGATCTGCGATGGCATCTTCTTCACGCCTCAATACCTGAACCCCTCTGTCATTAGCCTTTTGAAGCACATGCTTCAGGTGGACCCCATGAAGAGAGCGACTATTAAAGAGATTCGGTCA GATGAGTGGTTTAAACAAGATCTCCCCAAGTATCTATTCCCAGAAGATGCTACGTACAGCAGCAATATGATTGATGAGGAGGCACTGAAGGAAGTGTGCGAGAAGTTTGAGTGCACTGAAGAGGAGGTGCTCAATTGCCTGTACAG TCGTAATCATCAGGATCCTCTTGCTGTTGCTTATCACTTGATCATAGACAACCGGCGCATTATGAATGAGGCCAAAGACTTCTACTTGGCCTCCAGTCCGCCAGACAGCTTTCTGGACGATCTGCCCGCGCACCACGCTGCTAAGGTTCACCCCGAAAGAGTGCCGTTCCTGGTAACCGAGTCTCAGCCACGTCCCCGGCACACGCTAGATGAGCTGAACCCACAAAAATCCAAGCACCTTGGGGTCCGGCGGGCCAAGTGGCACCTAGGGATCCGAAGCCAGAGCAGACCAAATGACATCATGAGCGAGGTCTGTCGTGCCATGAAGCAGCTGGACTACGAGTGGAAG GTTGTGAATCCTTATTACTTGCGGGTGCGGAGGAAGAACCCGGTTACTGGCATGAACACCAAGATGAGTCTCCAGCTTTACCAGGTGGACAGCAGGACCTATTTATTGGACTTCAGGAGCATAGATG ACGACATGATGGAGGTAAAATCAGGGACCGCCACGCCTCACCGCTCCGGCTCAGTTGGGAACTACCGGACTAGCCTAAAGAATGAGAAGAACGAATGCGACGAGGCGGTAAAGGGGGACGGGTCCGCACCCTCCACGCCTCCGATAGGAGGAAAGCTGATGGAAGGCTCTCTGGCTTCTTCTCTTACCTCTTCAGTGGATTCCACCGGGGGAGAGATTTTTCCCCGTCCGGGAAGTCACACCATAGAGTTCTTTGAGATGTGCGCCAATCTCATCAAGTTGTTAGCACGATAA
- the kank1b gene encoding KN motif and ankyrin repeat domain-containing protein 1b, translating into MTQETHFCFNQQEWSEISPGIDTPYGYQLDLDLVKYVDDIDTIRRLDFKKRPREASPASEPQSIIRPTHWTSSDSLSSVSSDEAKKTSLSLLSSSASVNRKRPPLPHHHSKPKSSSKGPEVCQSLSAHHRDSDGTPPPATQNLPSTTSNPLVEKTLVETCKRLEHEKGPPEPHSRRRLASFGGLGSSGSQSPYTSLGGLNQHRTQGVYKGAKMTVLDSTTQGTLLMGNSHKISPSSSGRASPVSSVSPLHLQMVRDQMAAALQRLKDLEEQVKAIPVLQVKILVLQEEKKQLTALVKGHHGQKSEFNLSDEVKESNKESSEDMEGWEHSANSGLMEFKQLGVEMQLLEKKIQDACIETRQSSSFGMRDSKYVAVGDDNFREGVGAKLQTKSVAVSVTETMLGVVSDKETQQQTIQLLSDRIQTLEAELKEAEMGRLRSELLEAEARNRSPQVNCTATQTGLQTRTIGVGNHTHFVHSCVGVGPEQISNDVGVSCTPNMRAVSSGPDSPMEDWEVHKRVERKDQCVGSMCMPTCSQGVGTTVRVCDAGTMTLETLEKRSISCQTVGSGNCMVDANVNMVKLLVSQGTVTDPVRSSDLAVMAVPQTTSQRTSTAGCTVSRTTSTSQTCISEASTNTKHTLTRERHTNTPHTITRTLAVGDGKVCDRVRSLNKSIERNTITTGPPKVMTRDIGIGFTNINENTLIGLRTRNIACGPSRLPDPVKTRSIGVEVGDGRIRDAEGLQIYPQPEPGLDHYIDRMQRLLKEQQDLLTDSQPGSKNEVTLQSLGQLDTQVEVFGQGQTPKVDDRSKINQKNPMELQMSAALHGPTSDDHCLRSIMKRKNLHPKSTDGVNVPAPAPRRDVGDSRDEENKNGEKKQKEGSAKVKISKKERYKFSEKMQSACQTLEVNLHGSKIISNRELVSYRIITDLSLNVGAFCNFLCTVLC; encoded by the exons ATGACTCAAGAAACACACTTCTGCTTTAATcaacaag AGTGGAGCGAGATCTCTCCTGGCATCGATACACCATATGGATACCAGCTTGACCTAGACCTTGTTAAATACGTGGACGATATTGACACCATTCGCCGACTGGATTTTAAAAAGCGGCCGAGGGAGGCAAGCCCTGCCTCTGAGCCGCAGAGCATTATAAGACCCACACACTGGACATCATCTGATTCTCTGTCCTCTGTAAGCAGTGATGAGGCCAAAAAGACCTCCCTCTCCTTATTGTCCTCTTCTGCTTCCGTCAACAGAAAAAGACCCCCACTTCCTCATCACCATTCCAAACCTAAATCCTCAAGTAAAGGTCCTGAGGTCTGTCAAAGTCTATCCGCCCATCACAGGGATTCGGATGGGACACCGCCCCCAGCCACACAAAATCTTCCATCAACCACATCAAATCCTCTAGTGGAAAAGACTTTGGTAGAAACATGCAAGCGTTTGGAACATGAGAAAGGACCTCCAGAACCACACTCACGTCGAAGACTGGCCAGTTTTGGTGGTCTTGGTTCTAGTGGTTCCCAGTCCCCTTACACTAGCTTGGGTGGCCTAAATCAGCACCGTACCCAAGGTGTTTATAAAGGTGCTAAAATGACGGTCCTGGACTCAACAACCCAAGGAACTTTGTTAATGGGGAACTCCCATAAGATCAGCCCTTCAAGCTCTGGCCGGGCATCTCCAGTAAGCAGTGTCAGCCCGCTCCACCTGCAGATGGTCAGGGATCAGATGGCAGCTGCATTACAGAGACTAAAAGACCTGGAGGAGCAAGTAAAGGCCATACCTGTCCTGCAGGTGAAGATATTGGTTTTGCAGGAAGAAAAGAAACAACTGACCGCCTTGGTCAAGGGCCATCACGGTCAAAAATCCGAATTCAACTTGTCTGATGAAGTGAAAGAGAGCAATAAGGAATCATCAGAAGATATGGAAGGCTGGGAGCACAGTGCCAACTCTGGTTTGATGGAGTTCAAACAGCTCGGCGTTGAAATGCAACTGCTTGAAAAGAAGATCCAAGATGCGTGTATTGAGACTAGGCAATCCTCAAGCTTCGGAATGAGGGATTCAAAATATGTCGCTGTGGGGGATGACAACTTTCGTGAGGGCGTTGGTGCCAAACTTCAGACAAAATCGGTAGCTGTCAGCGTCACTGAGACTATGCTCGGTGTGGTGTCTGACAAAGAGACGCAGCAACAAACCATTCAACTTTTGAGTGACAGGATACAAACGCTGGAGGCTGAGCTTAAAGAGGCAGAAATGGGCAGGTTGAGGAGTGAATTACTAGAAGCAGAAGCAAGGAATCGTTCACCACAAGTGAATTGCACTGCTACCCAGACTGGGTTGCAAACTCGCACTATTGGAGTCGGAAACCACACCCACTTTGTACACTCTTGTGTTGGGGTTGGTCCAGAACAAATTTCCAATGATGTTGGGGTGTCCTGCACGCCTAATATGAGGGCTGTGTCTTCTGGCCCAGACTCACCTATGGAAGATTGGGAAGTTCACAAAAGAGTAGAGAGGAAAGATCAATGTGTAGGAAGCATGTGCATGCCAACTTGCAGCCAAGGCGTCGGAACTACAGTACGTGTGTGCGATGCTGGCACGATGACTTTGGAGACATTAGAGAAGAGAAGCATCTCCTGTCAAACAGTGGGCTCAGGTAACTGCATGGTCGATGCAAATGTCAACATGGTCAAATTGCTAGTTTCCCAAGGAACTGTCACAGACCCAGTGCGGAGCAGTGACTTAGCTGTGATGGCGGTCCCACAGACCACCTCACAGCGAACCAGCACAGCTGGCTGTACGGTCTCCCGTACCACCAGCACTTCCCAAACCTGCATATCTGAAGCCAGCAccaacacaaaacacacactgaCCAGAGAGAGACATACCAACACACCACACACAATCACTCGAACTTTGGCGGTTGGGGATGGAAAGGTTTGTGATCGGGTGCGCTCTCTAAACAAGTCCATAGAAAGAAACACAATTACCACTGGTCCACCTAAGGTTATGACACGTGACATTGGTATTGGATTTACAAATATTAATGAGAACACTCTGATTGGGCTTCGTACACGGAACATCGCATGCGGCCCTTCCCGATTGCCAGATCCTGTGAAGACACGTAGCATTGGTGTTGAGGTGGGGGACGGGAGGATACGTGATGCAGAAGGGTTGCAGATCTATCCGCAACCTGAACCTGGACTTGATCATTACATAGATCGCATGCAACGATTACTTAAAGAACAGCAGGACCTGCTGACCGACAGCCAGCCTGGGTCAAAGAATGAGGTCACACTTCAGTCTCTTGGTCAGCTAGATACACAAGTTGAAG TCTTTGGACAAGGCCAGACTCCAAAAGTGGATGATCGCTCAAAGATTAATCAGAAAAATCCGATGGAGCTCCAGATGTCTGCTGCTCTTCATG GCCCAACTAGTGATGATCACTGTCTCAGGTCCATCATGAAAAGGAAAAACTTGCATCCGAAATCCACAGATGGTGTGAATGTCCCTGCGCCTGCACCTCGTAG AGATGTAGGGGATTCTAGGGATGAAGagaacaaaaatggagaaaagaaGCAAAAGGAGGGAAGTGCCAAAGTGAAGATTTCAAAGAAAGAGAG GTACAAATTCAGCGAGAAGATGCAATCTGCCTGCCAAACACTGGAGGTCAATCTTCATGGCAGTAAGATCATATCTAACAGAGAACTGGTAAGCTACAGAATAATAACAGATTTATCTTTGAATGTGGGTGCTTTCTGTAATTTTCTATGTACTGTACTTTGCTGA